A genomic window from Silurus meridionalis isolate SWU-2019-XX chromosome 21, ASM1480568v1, whole genome shotgun sequence includes:
- the crot gene encoding peroxisomal carnitine O-octanoyltransferase produces the protein MDNHAFESVAERTFQYQSTLPPLPVPSLEESFNKYLDAVKPFASEQTFRNTAAIVKRFTEGIGQHLHQRLLQRARSRRNWLEEWWLDGAYLEVRIPSQLYVNFGGPGPYLEHFWPPCDGTQLERTSFATWLTLQYWDLIRTEKLAIHKAGNMPFDMDQFRMLFCTCKVPGVKKDSILNYFKTESEGPCPSHLTVMCRGRIFILDALCDGRILTPPELLRQLTYIKESCDGEVSGDGVAALTSEERTKWAKAREHLISIDPVNKNILETIQSSLFVITLDDAKPYSTPENYTSMTLLALTGDPTIRWGDKSYNMISFANGTFASNCDHAPYDAMVLVSMCYYMDQKVKAAGGKWMGTEVVRDLPDPEELVFTVDEKVQRDITLAKEQYSKSTQDLQLICYAFTSFGKAAIKKKKLHPDTFVQLAMQLAYYRQHGKPGSCYETATTRRFYHGRTETMRPCTVEAIQLCKVMLNPSATAEEKRKAVLSAFNKHNKLMEEAQKGKGFDRHLLGLYMIAKEEGLPVPELYTDPLYTESGGGGNFVLSSSLVGYTTVLGAVAPMVHHGYGFFYRIRDDRIVASCTAWKSCPETDAETFFQNLCTSFHEIMQVMTLSNL, from the exons ATGGATAATCATGCGTTCGAATCGGTGGCCGAGAGAACGTTCCAGTATCAGTCCACGCTGCCACCCCTGCCCGTGCCCTCTCTGGAGGAAAGTTTCAACAAATACCTGGACGCAG TGAAGCCTTTTGCTTCGGAGCAGACGTTTCGCAACACAGCAGCCATCGTGAAACGCTTTACTGAGGGAATCGGGCAACACCTTCACCAACGACTCCTTCAACGAGCCAGGAGCAGGCGAAACTGG ttggAAGAATGGTGGTTGGATGGCGCGTATTTGGAAGTTCGAATCCCGTCTCAGCTCTATGTGAACTTTGGAGGTCCAGGGCCGTACCTCGAGCACTTCTGGCCACCGTGTGATGGGACGCAGTTGGAGAGGACCAGTTTTGCGACATGGCTCACGCTTCAGTACTGGGACCTCATCCGCAC tgagAAGTTGGCAATCCATAAAGCAGGAAACATGCCCTTTGATATGGATCAGTTCCGCATGCTCTTCTGTACCTGCAAAGTACCTGGTGTTAAGAAGGACAGCATTCTCAACTACTTtaagacag AAAGCGAAGGCCCATGTCCCTCTCACCTCACTGTAATGTGTCGTGGTAGAATTTTCATTTTGGACGCTCTCTGTGACGGACGCATCCTCACTCCTCCTGAATTATtgag GCAGCTGACCTATATTAAAGAAAGCTGTGATGGAGAGGTCTCGGGTGATGGAGTGGCTGCTTTGACCAGTGAAGAGAGGACGAAATGGGCTAAG GCACGAGAGCATCTGATCTCCATCGATCCTGTGAATAAGAACATCCTAGAGACTATCCAGAGCTCGCTGTTTGTTATCACACTGGACGACGCCAAACCGTATTCCACCCCGGAGAATTACACCTCG ATGACCCTGCTGGCTCTGACAGGAGACCCCACTATTCGGTGGGGCGATAAATCCTACAATATGATCAGCTTCGCCAACGGCACCTTCGCCTCCAACTGTGAC CACGCACCGTACGATGCCATGGTCTTGGTGTCGATGTGTTATTACATGGACCAAAAAGTGAAGGCTGCCGGCGGAAAATGGATG GGTACAGAAGTGGTACGAGACCTTCCTGATCCAGAAGAGCTTGTGTTCACTGTAGATGAAAAAGTCCAGAGAGACATTACACTGGCTAAAGAGCAGTACAGCAAAAGT acTCAAGATCTGCAGCTCATCTGCTATGCCTTCACCTCTTTTGGGAAAGCAGCGATCAAAAAGAAGAAACTTCACCCGGACACATTTGTACAGCTGGCAATGCAGTTAGCATACTACAGGCAACATGGAAA ACCTGGGAGCTGTTACGAAACCGCTACCACACGTCGTTTCTATCACGGACGAACAGAGACTATGAGGCCGTGTACAGTGGAAGCCATCCAGTTATGCAAAGTCATGCTGAATCCCTCAGCGACT gctgaagagaaaagaaaagctgtGCTCAGTGCTTTCAACAAACACAACAAGCTGATGGAAGAGGCTCAGAAAGGAAAAG gCTTTGACAGACATCTTTTGGGCCTGTACATGATTGCCAAGGAGGAAGGACTTCCTGTTCCTGAGCTTTACACTGACCCTCTCTACACTGAGAG CGGCGGCGGAGGGAATTTCGTCCTTTCCTCCAGCCTTGTCGGCTACACCACTGTTCTGGGGGCCGTCGCTCCCATGGTGCACCATGGCTATGGCTTTTTCTACCGCATCCGTGACGACAG GATCGTCGCATCCTGTACTGCCTGGAAATCCTGTCCAGAGACGGATGCTGAGACGTTTTTCCAGAACTTGTGTACTTCCTTTCATGAGATCATGCAGGTCATGACTCTGTCCAACCTGTAG
- the acbd7 gene encoding acyl-CoA-binding domain-containing protein 7, giving the protein MLQAEFEKIATDIKQLKTRPSDQELLDLYGLYKQATVGDINIDAPGMMDRKGKAKWDAWNSRKGISTDDAMTAYIGIAKELINKYGM; this is encoded by the exons ATGCTGCAG GCAGAGTTTGAGAAGATTGCAACGGATATAAAACAGCTGAAGACCAGGCCATCCGACCAGGAGTTACTAGACCTGTATGGCCTCTACAAGCAAGCTACTGTTGGGGACATTAACATTG ATGCACCTGGAATGATGGATAGGAAAGGAAAAGCTAAATGGGATGCTTGGAATTCCAGGAAAG GAATATCTACCGATGATGCCATGACTGCATACATCGGGATTGCCAAGGAACTCATCAATAAATATGGAATGTGA
- the rpp38 gene encoding ribonuclease P protein subunit p38 gives MATPGQKATKKEKKKPLPVKTCLGNPYDLKWKPLEKGQARFILKTVTEKLSSLDLRKQHGKVFRKWRRKRKDKKENQESMDTAEPTQKSDERCWTDKRLRNELAIGINEVTKGLERNELGLVLVCDSVKPAHMTSHLISLSQTRAVPACQVPGLSAGLAGALGLGSVLALGFKRQSGTFADTVEALAAKTPPLAVAWVPPGARVSKSKRVEMSEETKQEHEEEKLGRGRKRRLEDCLEVQDPVISLQPLKVKKIIPNPLKIRKTKQKKAKQK, from the coding sequence ATGGCTACACCGGGGCAGAAAGCCacgaaaaaggagaaaaagaaacctCTCCCAGTGAAAACGTGCCTCGGCAACCCGTACGACTTAAAGTGGAAGCCGTTAGAGAAGGGCCAGGCCAGATTCATCCTGAAAACCGTGACCGAGAAACTCAGCTCGCTCGATCTCCGGAAACAGCACGGAAAGGTTTTCCGCAAGTGGCGAAGAAAGCGCAAGGACAAGAAGGAAAACCAGGAATCGATGGACACCGCTGAACCGACACAGAAGTCGGATGAACGATGCTGGACCGATAAGCGCCTGAGGAACGAGCTCGCCATCGGCATCAACGAGGTGACGAAAGGTCTGGAGAGGAACGAGCTCGGCCTGGTGCTCGTGTGCGACTCGGTGAAACCCGCTCACATGACCAGCCACCTCATATCCCTGAGCCAAACCCGCGCGGTACCTGCGTGCCAGGTCCCGGGTCTGAGTGCGGGTCTCGCGGGAGCGCTCGGGCTCGGCAGCGTCCTCGCGCTCGGCTTTAAGCGGCAGAGTGGCACGTTCGCGGACACGGTGGAGGCCCTCGCGGCCAAAACGCCCCCGCTGGCTGTGGCTTGGGTGCCTCCAGGGGCCCGTGTGTCCAAATCAAAACGGGTTGAAATGTCAGAAGAAACCAAGCAGGAACATGAGGAGGAGAAACTGGGTagagggagaaaaaggagaCTGGAGGATTGCCTTGAAGTTCAGGACCCGGTGATTTCACTGCAACCtcttaaagtaaagaaaattatCCCAAATCCTTTAAAAATCCGTAAAACCAAGCAgaagaaagcaaaacaaaagtgA